A single genomic interval of Bradyrhizobium sp. AZCC 1693 harbors:
- a CDS encoding tyrosine-type recombinase/integrase produces MSTDAVSPLRQRMIEDMNARKLCAGTQRGHISSCKRFAAFVKQSPDTATLEDIRRFQLHLAETGASICNRNRIMTGLRFLFRVTLRRLDLAAEIYHLREPQKIPLVMSQDETRRLLAVAGSLKARLLLSLGYGCGLRAGEVVRLKVKHIDSAQKIIRIEQSKGRKDRNVMLSSKTLDLLRQWWKARPSRHDAQTPVPERWLFPGTRAGKPMTTRQLNRLFHEAADAAGIRKGVTLHALRHSFATHLLEDGTDIRFIQALLGHDKLDTTARYTRVATGMIAAIESPLDRLSQPRKRPRKSRKNPPPA; encoded by the coding sequence ATGAGTACGGATGCTGTCAGCCCGCTGCGCCAGCGCATGATCGAGGACATGAATGCGCGCAAGCTCTGTGCGGGCACGCAGAGAGGCCATATCAGCAGTTGCAAGCGGTTCGCGGCGTTTGTGAAGCAGTCCCCCGACACGGCCACACTTGAGGACATCCGCCGCTTCCAGCTGCACCTGGCCGAGACGGGCGCGAGCATCTGCAACCGCAACCGCATCATGACCGGGTTGCGGTTCTTGTTCCGCGTGACGCTGCGCCGATTGGACCTTGCGGCCGAGATCTATCATCTCCGCGAGCCTCAGAAGATCCCGCTGGTGATGAGCCAGGATGAGACGCGGCGCCTGCTGGCCGTCGCCGGCAGCCTCAAGGCCCGCCTCCTGCTCAGCCTCGGCTATGGCTGCGGGTTGCGCGCCGGCGAGGTGGTGCGGCTCAAGGTCAAGCATATCGACAGCGCGCAGAAGATCATTCGCATCGAGCAGTCCAAGGGGCGCAAGGACCGTAATGTCATGCTGTCGTCAAAGACGCTCGATCTGTTGCGGCAATGGTGGAAGGCGCGCCCATCGCGTCACGATGCGCAAACGCCCGTGCCGGAACGCTGGCTGTTTCCCGGCACCAGGGCCGGCAAGCCCATGACCACCCGCCAGCTCAACCGCCTGTTTCATGAGGCGGCCGATGCGGCCGGGATCAGGAAGGGCGTGACGCTGCACGCGCTGCGCCACAGCTTCGCGACCCACCTGCTGGAGGACGGCACCGATATCAGATTCATCCAGGCGCTGCTGGGTCACGACAAACTGGACACGACGGCGCGCTATACCCGTGTCGCCACCGGCATGATCGCGGCGATCGAAAGCCCGCTCGACCGGCTGTCGCAGCCTCGCAAGAGACCCAGGAAGAGCAGGAAGAACCCGCCGCCGGCGTAA
- a CDS encoding IS91 family transposase, with protein MSRPALEVADILRDHGAAWRRANAGHVSLGQLKVMSAIERCRTAALGGHVARCENETCAHTVIAYNSCRNRHCPKCQGAAAREWLAEREADLLPVPYFHVVYTLPAQIADIAYQNKAVIYDLLFKASAETTLTIAADPKHLGARIGFMSVLHTWGSALTHHPHVHMVVPGGGLSPDGSKWIACRPRYFLTVQVLSALFRRLFLEMLVAAHHAGRLQFFGEHARLADKAAFAAYLTPLREINWVVYAKEPFAGPRQVLRYLSRYTHRIAISNRRLLSADENGVTFKYKDYRIEGPARYKAMTLATDEFIRRFLIHVLPKGFHRIRHYGLLANGARAANIAHARQLLAQPARPKEPETPEAAINEPRVLPRPCPCCGARMIVIETFERGCEPKHRPTPAPAPIRIDTS; from the coding sequence GTGTCGCGTCCAGCGCTGGAGGTCGCGGATATCTTGCGCGACCACGGGGCGGCGTGGCGGCGCGCCAATGCGGGCCACGTCAGTCTCGGCCAGCTGAAAGTCATGAGTGCGATCGAGCGCTGCCGCACGGCGGCGCTCGGCGGCCATGTGGCGCGCTGCGAGAACGAGACCTGCGCCCACACCGTCATCGCCTACAACAGCTGCCGCAACCGGCACTGCCCCAAGTGCCAGGGCGCTGCGGCCCGCGAGTGGCTGGCCGAGCGCGAGGCCGATCTCCTGCCGGTGCCGTACTTTCATGTGGTGTACACGCTGCCGGCGCAGATCGCCGACATCGCCTATCAGAACAAGGCGGTGATCTACGACCTGCTGTTCAAAGCCTCGGCGGAGACCACGCTCACGATCGCGGCCGATCCCAAGCATCTCGGCGCTCGCATCGGCTTCATGTCGGTGCTGCACACATGGGGTTCCGCGCTGACGCATCACCCGCATGTCCACATGGTCGTGCCGGGTGGTGGCCTGTCGCCGGACGGATCGAAGTGGATCGCGTGCCGACCACGCTATTTTTTGACCGTGCAGGTTCTCTCGGCGTTGTTCCGCAGGCTGTTTCTGGAGATGCTGGTCGCGGCTCACCACGCCGGCCGCCTGCAGTTCTTCGGCGAGCATGCGCGGCTCGCCGATAAGGCTGCATTCGCTGCCTATCTGACGCCACTGCGCGAGATCAATTGGGTGGTCTACGCCAAAGAGCCGTTCGCCGGGCCCAGGCAGGTGTTGCGCTATCTGTCGCGCTACACCCACCGCATCGCGATCTCCAATCGCCGGCTGCTGTCCGCCGACGAGAACGGTGTCACCTTCAAGTACAAGGACTATCGGATCGAGGGGCCCGCCCGCTACAAGGCGATGACGCTGGCGACCGACGAGTTCATCCGGCGCTTCCTGATCCACGTGCTGCCGAAGGGCTTCCATCGCATCCGACACTATGGCCTGCTCGCCAACGGCGCCCGAGCCGCAAACATTGCGCACGCGCGCCAGCTGCTCGCTCAGCCGGCGCGCCCTAAAGAACCCGAGACGCCCGAAGCCGCGATCAACGAACCCCGCGTGCTGCCGCGTCCATGCCCGTGCTGCGGCGCCCGCATGATCGTCATCGAGACTTTTGAGCGCGGCTGCGAGCCGAAGCACCGCCCCACACCGGCGCCGGCGCCGATCAGGATCGACACATCATGA